DNA sequence from the Oncorhynchus clarkii lewisi isolate Uvic-CL-2024 chromosome 24, UVic_Ocla_1.0, whole genome shotgun sequence genome:
acaggaggtaccggtacagagtaaatgtgaggaggctatatacagggggtaccggtacagagtaaatgtgaggaggctatatacagggggtaccggtacagagtaaatgcgaggaggctatatacaagtggtaccggtgcagagtaaatgtgaggaggctatatacaggaggtaccggtacagcactattggcccagcatcatccgtgtttggccggggtaggccgtcattgtaaataagaatttgttcttaactgacttgcctagttaaataaaggttaaataaataaactcattaggaaggaaatacattccacaaattaacttttaaggaggcacacctgttaattgaaatgcattccaggtgtctacctcatgaagctggttgagagaatgccaagagtgtgcaaagctgccatcaaggcaaaggatggctactataaaatatattttgatttgttaaacacttttttggttactacatgattccatatgtgttatttcatagttttgatgtcttcatatatatccttcctgtttggccctgtccgggggtgtcctcagatggggccacagtgtctcctgacccctcctgtctcagcctccagtatttatgctgcagtagtttatgtgtcggggggctagggtcagtttgttatatctggagtacttctcctgtcctattcggtgtcctgtgtgaatttaagtgtgctctctctaattctctctttctctctttctttctctctctcggaggacctgagccctaggaccatgcctcaggactacctgacatgatgactccttgctgtccccaatccacctggccgtgctgctgctccagtttcaactgttctgccttattattattggaccatgctggtcatttatgaacatttgaacatcttggccatgttctgttataatctccacccggcacagccagaagaggcctggccaccccacatagcctggttcctttctaggtttcttcctaggttttggcctttctagggagtttttcctagccaccgtgcttctacacctgcattgcttgctgtttggggttttaggctgggtttctgtacagcactttgagatatcagctgatgtacgaagggctatataaatacatttgatttgatttgatttgattcactattattctacaatgtagaaaatagtaaaaataaagaaaaacccttgaatgagtaggtgttctaaaacttttgaacagtagtgtatataggGAAGTGAGAGTCTTAACTTAACCCCACCCCCTCACCACTCACACAATACGAACACACCCTGTTGTAAGAAGGGACAACATTCTGATAAGCTGCTGTATGCTACAATGGCAACATTAGTAAACTAGAAAAGCAAAAAGGACTTTCCCTGGCTAAAGCCACACCCCCAGAATGCTGAAGGAAGAGGGGCTGGTTGTCTGTGCTGAGAACACATCACACGCCAACTTCTCCGACTTCACACTCGATTACGGCTGTTAAGAAAGGCAAAGCATGACTGTGGTAAGAATGTCTTTATTTCCCCCTCATGGGCTTTATAACTGCTAGAAATATTTACAGCTCTTCCAGACTGGCTTGTAGTGGATGTGCTATTGTTGTCGTAGATTTACTTAGGTAATACAGTGCAGGTTAAGGTGAAGCAGTTTAATTAAATAATGTAATATTATGGTATTCAGTTTAACCTACTATATCATATATCTTGAATGAATGGAGGTTGTTGGTGTTTCAGGTTATTAACCAAAACAATCGCTGTAGAGATGTGACTCCTACTCTTAGGGTTGACTGTAGTATCTGGAGACATGTAGCCAACAGATGATGGAGCCATAAAAACTGACAGGACATTGGCTGCATTTACATAGGCAGCTCAATTCTGATAtattctgattggtcaaaatatgaattattggcaaaagatctgatctgattggtcaaaagacaaatTATTGGcaaaattgggctgcctgtgtaaaaccTCCGTAGTGTCATATTACATATTTTAAATAAACGTTTATCATCATCTCTGTCGAAATGGTTTAATATGTAAATCGTGTTGCATGGACAGTGCATTATATATTTTTGAAATGACTTATTTGCAAACATTGTCAATCACATGGATAAAGTTAAACATTTTCACACAGTGGATTTCACCTACTTATGGTCAGATTAACTCTGAAGTTTTCATATTTTGTGTTTTGATAAAACTACTAAACATTTCATCATGGATTTCAGTTTTTATTGACTGCTATCTGAGTAACACAGTAAACATGAACACAAACTTCTCACTCAGCATATTTCTAGTACCAACCTTTTTCCACTCACTCTCGCTGCAACATAACAAAATCATCTGTGTCAGGATTACGATCAGTGTGAAACTACTGTTTGCCACATGCTCAGTTGACCATGAAGGCATACACAAATGCATAGGAATGCACACGAATGCACACGTGCATgcttatgttgtgtttatgtatgATTGTTTTCATGTGTGTGCATTATAGCAATATATTTAATATACTGCAACAATGTACAGTTCTTCTGTACTGTTGATACTGTAACCTGTGTTCATGAAACTCATCCTACAAGCTGATACCACAACAACGGAGATGTATATTTCTGGGGATTCCCCCTGGCTTATTAATTAGAAACGTATCTGACAACCAAGCCAGTTCCCTTCGTCTGCCCCCGCACAATCCTCTCGCCTGTCACATTCTACTGATGCAATCGTTTTATATCTTTACACTCAAGTATTTAACACATAACAAAGTCCTTGCAAGACAATGTGTAAAAGACACACGATTGAAGAACAGAATTGTTGTTTGATTCTCTTCAGATTAACATTAAATCAACTCTGAACTTCTATCCTTAACTACCAATCCCTGAGATGAATCAATAACCATGACCACAAATATCTCACGAGGCACTAGTACAGCACCGCAAGATTGTCTAGATAGCGATCTCATCACCTGGACCCAGTTTTTAAAAAGTTATATATCTGGACTTCGCCTATCGGTtaggattaaatgcatagaaatagaatgaatagacaaatcattgacttgaatggggactcccgttctattcattatatttctatgcatttaatcctatccTATAGCTGGAATACGAATAGATAACTTTTGAAAAACTGGGCCCTGTGTTTAGGCCTACCACACACAGTAGCAAAGAATTTCCTGAAGTAACTCCCTTGTATAGGGATTTCCCTTAGGGTTTTATTGACTGACTATTAGGGAACAGAGTAACCATGGAGACAGAATTTCTCTCAATGCTCATTAATTTCCTTAACCTGGTTATTATAATAAATATAGAATGAAGATATTTCTTAATTACTTTTTGTATCTCACCATATTAGCTGAGGATTAATAAGCAAACTCCTGTGTCATTTCTGAGTGTATATTTACCCTGATATGAATCTGATCATATGAAACctgatcattggttgtgagtgCTGCTGTTTgaactaatgtgtgtgtgttttctgcagGACTACGGGATGTGTGCGCGTCGCCTGCTTCGGTAAGTAGTACTCGCTGTGTGACCATGATTATGGCGGGACTGTGGCTTGATTATTTGCAGCTGTTGGCATACTTCGTTTACATGCAACTCTATTGGTTTGTTTTGATACAATGATATGTTTTTTAATAAGAATAATATTTCATTTGTAGAGTGTTATTTCACACTATCTAGAGTCAGATCTCTTCACAGCTTGTTTGCATgagtgtgtggtgacagtatccGATAGAGAGAATGTCGCTGTGGGTCTCCAGTGGAATTTCAGTTTTCTCTGTGTTTCCTTGGTATACAGTACATTCCTGAAAGCTGGAGGAATGTGTGCCTGCAATTAAAGGATAATATTAATAACATTTAGGAGTGTGTTTCTGGAAACAGGTTATTAGGAAATAAGAATGCTTCCCGTAACCATGCCAGTGACCTCACCTAACAGTACTCAGCTGATTGTAATGTTGTTATGGTTTACAGAAGGTGTGTCATCTTATTCCTGGTATCGGTTCAGTTCATTCAAAGTAAAGGTAAGAATTTAATCAACTGACAAGAATATGACACCTGCCACTTCATCTGATCAGATCTTTACTGATGGAGATacttcggtgtgtgtgtgtgtgtgtgtgtgtgtgtgtgtgtgtgtgtgtgtgtgtgtgtgtgtgtgtgtgtgtgtgtgtgtgtgtctgtgtgtgtgtctgtgtgtgtgtgtctgtgtacgatTTCCCTGTaagattggatttgcaaaaacaTCTGAACCATAATGGTATCTATTCAGTAGAAGGGAATGTACCAGACACTTTCAGACGAGAGAAAAGGGCAAACATGTCAGATAGATAAGGGAGGGGGGAAAAAAGGAACTGCCAAATGTCTACCCTTCCAAAACCTCTAACCTCTTTCACCCTCTCTATCAGATGTCACCATGGTGATAGGAGAGGTGGGTGGGGCTGTGACCCTCCCCTGTACCTCTGACATCCAGAGACTCCCAAACCACCTGTATGTACAGAGACCTGACCCAAACAAGTTCATTAATGGCTACCATAAGACGAGGGACCTACCATCCCCTCACCCGGAGTATGCAAACCGTACTCAAGTAGACCACACACAGGGAACAATGAGGCTGTGGAGTATACGGCTGTCAGATGAGGGGCTGTACGAATGCCACATCGGATACCCAACCAATAACAACCAGAAGAACATACAGCTCAGTGTGACAGGTAACATTACCTCAGTTCAAACTCTCTTACCATGTTTGTGTTTAATTCATTTTTCTGTTTTATTCTCCCACTTGTGGAACATATCTTTCTGGGTGAGGGGGAAAAAGCTGATTCTGTTAGATGTGTGCTTGTAATAGGTCAAACCATAGATACATTCACTAAAAAGAGAAGACAAAACGAAAGCTATAATTGGCTATCACTTAGACCGgcttgtgttgttttgtgttttcagTTAGAGGAAGTAAAACCAAGAAAAGAATCAAATCCTTTCCTTCTCTCGCTCCGCTctcctccctttccatctctccccctctacagCCAACTACAGCATCCCCAATGTAACAGTGGCCTGTGACAACGGCAGCTGCTTGGTGACATGTTCCTCTGACAACGGTTACCCTCGTAGGGATGTTGAGTGGAGCCTGAACCCTCCTCTTAACCAGAGCCACTGGGGAGTAGTGAACAGCAGTGGGTGGACAGACCCGGTCTCTATGCTGTTCTCTGTCTTCAGTTCCATATCCATCAACTGCTCCTCTGGACCCCGTCTGAACCTCAGCTGTGCTGTAGGGGGCGCCCTCTCACAGGAACACACTGTCTGTGAGGACTGAGATACTGTGTTTCTATCACTGTCATTAAATGTATAACATTGTACATTTCTGTCAAATTAATTAATTTGAAACCTTACATATATTGTATTTATCTACTATAGGCAGGCCTCCTGAtatctctgttgtctctgtgatctctgctgtctctgtgatCGCTGCTGTTCTGCTGTGTTTCCTGGTTCTGGTATCTAGCAGGAAGAAAAAGAAGGCTCAGACAGCCAGAGGTAATCAAGGTAAGGATGACATTACTTGTGATAGAGGAGACAGACTGTATTGTTCCTTGGAAATGGGACCGGCAGGATAAAATATAATTGTcaataaattcataaaacataTAGATGGGTTGGCGGACAATGTTATGTGCATCGATGTGGCATGGAAGGTGTGTATTGCTATAATTCTGAAAGGTCCGAAAGTTAGCAAAAATGACAAGAAGCTGTCATGTGGGGACTcgtaggtggctcgtttcagctcgTTG
Encoded proteins:
- the LOC139382271 gene encoding T-lymphocyte activation antigen CD86, with the protein product MTVDYGMCARRLLRRCVILFLVSVQFIQSKDVTMVIGEVGGAVTLPCTSDIQRLPNHLYVQRPDPNKFINGYHKTRDLPSPHPEYANRTQVDHTQGTMRLWSIRLSDEGLYECHIGYPTNNNQKNIQLSVTANYSIPNVTVACDNGSCLVTCSSDNGYPRRDVEWSLNPPLNQSHWGVVNSSGWTDPVSMLFSVFSSISINCSSGPRLNLSCAVGGALSQEHTVCRPPDISVVSVISAVSVIAAVLLCFLVLVSSRKKKKAQTARGNQGGKGAASSEENVQLT